Proteins co-encoded in one Xyrauchen texanus isolate HMW12.3.18 chromosome 19, RBS_HiC_50CHRs, whole genome shotgun sequence genomic window:
- the LOC127659612 gene encoding uncharacterized protein LOC127659612 isoform X7 — translation MLFIFGLLLLLIPTHTCVDMFCRFNQTDPCYTSLGHKLNLQVVTDARDQELELHKELNSNNKIRVFRVKNNTIMNKHESISHRSEFIFNNGTLIINSVIRSDSGTYRLLVYDTDGRKTHEVDLQVNIEERTIATVTNSTQTSGHVLSVTLIVSGSTTLTFILLIIIVCYTYKKKKQLKLTAESSSTADVEKMDEEEVQYGEVTFTPTVSNIQQADIEHGDCVYSQVPKR, via the exons gTGTGGATATGTTCTGCAGGTTTAATCAGACAGATCCCTGTTACACATCTCTGGGACACAAACTCAATCTGCAGGTGGTGACGGACGCTCGAGATCAAGAGCTGGAGTTACACAAGGAGCTCAACAGCAATAATAAAATTAGAGTTTTTAGAGTAAAGAATAACACAATAATGAATAAACATGAATCCATCAGTCACAGATCTGAGTTCATCTTTAATAATGGGACGCTGATTATAAACAGTGTGATCAGATCAGATTCAGGGACATACAGATTATTGGTCTATGACACAGATGGCAGAAAAACACATGAAGTAGATCTTCAAGTGAATATTGAAG AAAGAACAATTGCAACAGTGACCAATAGCACGCAGACGTCAGGACATG TTTTATCAGTCACTCTGATTGTCTCTGGCTCAACTACTTTAACCTTTATTCTGCTGATCATCATAGTGTGTTATACATACAAGAAGAAGAAACAGCTCAAACTGACAGCAG AGTCATCCTCGACTGCAGATGTGGAGAAGATGGATGAGGAAGAGGTTCAGTATGGAGAGGTGACGTTCACTCCGACTGTCTCAAACATTCAACAAGCGGATATAGAGCATGGAGACTGTGTGTACTCTCAAGTACCGAAAAGATAG